GCTGGCCCTAGCCACGTCGTCACGTCACCCCGCGATCGCGTTCGGCATAGCCCACCTGAACTTCCCGCACGAAAAGGCGCTGGTGGCGGCCGTCCTGCTGTTCCTGATCGTCAACGCCATCGCCTCGATCCCCTATGTGGCGTGGCGCAAGAAGGTCGGCGCGGCGGATGATCTGCAGATCACGGCCTGAAGGGCCCGGCGGTCAGGCCAGCCAGTATCGGCCGGCGCGCGCGGTGAGGCCGTCACAGATCAAGCGCCAGAGGATGGTCGTCAGTTTGGACAGCATGATCGCAATCTCCCTGCGAGAGCCACAGGCTGTGAGAGAGTGGGGGGCGAAGGCAAACCGGACCCTGGCGCGCGGGCCAGAGGCGGCGGGAACGGCGCGCGATGCGGCGCCTGTGAAGCGAGGGGCCTGCTTTTTCGGCAGATCGGCGGGCGCGGCGGCGCACGGATGATGGGTCGTCGGTATTACGATTGCGCCAACTCGTAATATGCAGAACCTGGGTTTCAGCGAATTATCGAGGGAGCCCGTTCATGAGTGCCTTGTTCACCCGCAAGCGTTTTCTGGCGGCCATGGCCGCGTCCTGCCTGGTCCTGGCCTCGTGCGGACCCAAGCCCGCCGACAAGCCCGCGACGGCCCCGGCCGCGCCCGCCGCTGCCAAGACCAGCTACAAGATCGGCTGGACCATCTATGCCGGCTGGATGCCGTGGGCTTACGCCCAGCAGTCGGGCATCGTGAAGAAGTGGGCCGACAAGTACGGCGTGCAGATCGAGCTGGTGCAGATCAACGATTACGTCGAATCCCTGAACCAGTACTCGGCCGGCAAGCTGGACGGCGTCACCGCCACCAACATGGACGCCCTGACCGTGCCCGCCGCTGCGGGCAAGGACACCACCGTCGTCATGATCGGCGACTATTCCAACGGCAATGACGGGGTGATCCTAAAGAACGGGACGACCCTGGCCCAGATCAAGGACCGTCCGGTCAATCTGGTCGAGCTGTCGGTCTCGCACTATCTGCTGGCCCGCGCCCTGGAGACGGCCGGCCTGAAGATGGCCGACGTCAAGACGGTCAACACCTCAGACGCCGACATCGTGGCCGCCTACAGCGCCGCCGACACCAAGGCCCTGGTGACCTGGAACCCGCAGCTGTCAGAAGTGAAGAAGATGCCCGGCGCGACCGAGGTGTTCGACAGCTCCAAGATCCCCGGCGAGATCCTGGACGGCCTGATGGTCAGCACCGACGAGCTGAAGGCCAATCCCAACCTGGGCAAGGCCCTGGTCGGCATCTGGTACGAGGTCACGGCCCTGACCGTGGCCCAGACCCCCGAAGGCAAGGCCGCCCGCGAGGCGATGGCCAAGCTGTCGGGTTCGGACCTGGCCAGCTTCGAGAGTCAGCTGAAGACCACCTACCTCTACGCCGACCCCAAGGCGGCGCTCGCCGCGACGGTCAGTCCGGACCTGGTCACCGCCAACGACCGGGTGCGCAAGTTCAGCTTCAGCATGGGCCTGTTCGGCCAGGGCGCGAAGTCGGTGGACGACATCGGCATCAGCTTCCCCAATGGCAAGACGCTGGGCGATCCGGCCAATGTGAAGCTGCGCTTCGATCCGACCTATGTGCAGCAGGCGGTCGACGGCAAGCTGTAGGACTTATCGATCTGCAAGTGCCTTGCGTGGTCCTCGTCCTTCGACAAGCTCAGGATGAGGACCATTGCAGGCGCCGGCATTCGAAAACCTCATCCTGAGCTTGTCGAAGGACGAGGTTTTCGGCTCCAGAATTTAGACGTCGAGAGGACCCAGACCCGCTTCATGCGCCGCTTGTTGAACGTCAGACCCCGGGGCGGTCTCAATGTCCTGCTGGGCCTCGTGCCGCTGCTGGCGGTGGCGCTGGTCTATCTGATGGCCTCTCAGGCCCGCCACGCCGAGAACCCGCGCGACAAGCTTCTGCCGACCCCGACCGCCATGGTCGAGGCGGTGCAGATGATGGCCAAGGTCGATCCCCTGACCGGCGACGCGCCGCTGGTGGTCGACACCGCGGCCAGCCTCAAGCGGATCGGTGTGGCCCTGGTGATCTCGACCGGCGTCTCGCTGGTCCTGGGCCTGAGCCTGGGCTTGCTGCCCCTGCTGAGGGCCAAGTTCGGGCCGCTGGTGGCGGCCGTCGCGGTGGTGCCGCCGATCGCGGTGCTGCCGATCCTGTTCATCGTCTTCGGCCTGGGCGAGACCGCCAAGATCGCCCTGATCGTCATCGGCATCACGCCGGTCATGGTCCGCGACCTGGCCGCCCAGGTCGCCGCCATCCCCGAGGAGCAGTTGGTCAAGGCCCAGACCTTGGGCGCCAGCACCTGGCAGTTGGCCCTGCGCGTGGCGCTGCCGCAGGCCATGCCCCGGCTGATCGATAGCCTGCGCCTGTCGCTGTGCCCGGCCTGGGTCTATCTGATCTCGGCCGAGGCCATCGCCGCGGACGTTGGCCTGGGCTACCGGATCTTCCTGGTCCGCCGCTATCTCTCCATGGACATCATCCTGCCCTACGTCGTCTGGATCTCGATCCTGGCCGTGCTGATGGACTGGGCGCTGCGCACGATCAGCCGCCGCGCCTATCCTTGGGCCCATTCCGTGCGGGGGCGCTGAGATGGACCTGCTGACCTTCCGCAACGTCTGGGTGGAGTACGGCGACAAGGTCGTGCTCGAGAACGTCGACCTGTCGATCCAGCAGGGCAGCTTCGTCTCGATCGTCGGGCCGTCCGGCGCGGGCAAGAGCACCTTCCTGCGCCTGGTGCTGGGCCAGGAGGCGCCGAGCAAGGGCGCGATCGACCTGGACGGCAAGAAGCTGCGCGCCGAGCCGGGGCCCGACCGAGGCGTGGTGTTCCAGAAGTATTCGGTGTTCCCGCACCTCAGCGCCCGCGACAACGTGGTGTTCGGCCTGGACTGCGAAGGCTCGATGTTCCGCGCCCGGCTGTCGGGCGCGAAGCGCCGCGCGGCGGAAGCGCAGGCCGACGCCATGCTGGCCGCCGTCGGGCTAGGCGACAGCGGCGACGTCTATCCGGCCCAGATGTCGGGCGGCATGCAGCAGCGTCTGGCGATCGCCCAGGCCCTGATCAAGAAGCCGCGCATCCTGCTCTTGGACGAGCCGTTCGGCGCGTTGGATCCCGGCGTGCGCCTGGACATGCACGAGCTGATCACCGGTCTTTGGCGCGAGCATGGCCTGACCATCATGATGGTCACCCACGACATCAAGGAAGCCTTCAAGCTGGGCACCCGCGTCCTGGCCTTCGACAAGCGCCGCCGCGATCCGCAGGCCCCGCATCGCTATGGCTCGACGGCGGTCTACGATTTCCCGCTGGACAAGCCGGGGGCGGTGGGACCGGAGGCGCTGGCGGGGTTGGGCAAGTAGGAGTCGCGCTACTCGTTGGCGGCCGTGTTCAACTCGGCTTCGCCGGCGGCCGTGATCGTCCAGCCCTGCTGGCTGCGGATGGCCAGGCCCTTTTCCGTGAGCGACCGGGCGTCGGCGATATTGATGTAGTCGACGTTCTCGCCCTTTTTCTTGCCCGCCAGGTTTTGCAGGGCCAGCCGTTCTTGCGCGGACAGCTGCACGTCACTGACCGCCGGACAGCGGGTCGGGCGTCGCCGCGGCCCGGCGTGCGTGGGTTCTGTCGAGTTGTTCGGCCAGGCGCGTGACCTGGCTGTTCAGGTCGATGACGTCGCGATCGAGCTGGGCGCAGCGTTGCTTCAGATAGGTGTTTTCGCGGCGCAGCCGTTCCAGCTCGTCAGTCTCGGCGGTCATGAGCGCGGGGTTCCGCGTTGTGGGTCAGATTCGAGGGGCAGGAGGATCGGAACGAGACGCGCGCCGGCGGGCGTCCAGCGGCGCGTGGGGTGTCGCGCGCTGAGCGCCGAAGCCATCAGCGCGCCCAGCGGCAGCAGGGTCGACGCGACGATCACGCAGGCGATCGAAAGCTCGAAGAGCCAGGTCATGGACGGAACGATCTCAAGCGTCGCCAAGCAGGAGCGGTTCGACCGCCGACGACGGTTCGCTCTCCACGGCGGCTCTGTGGCCATCCCTATGTAGGAACGAAGGCCGCGCTTTGTCAGGGGCGCGGCCCTGGCATTCGTCTACCCGGCCAGCGAGGCGATATAGGCGCGCCAGCCGCCCAGCGCGGTGATATCGGTCGCGCCGTTCAGGGCGCGTGGTTCGGCGACGAAACCCTTGACCGAGGTTCCGTCCTCCAGGGTCACCGTGCCGATGGCCAGAGGAGCGGGGACCTCGGCGGTGAAGCTGCCGAAGGCCTCGAAGTCCAGCTCGTAGACCTCGACCAGGATCGAGCTTCCGCCGTCTCCCACGTGGATCAGGGCGGGCTTGGGCGGGGTGGTCTCGGCCATGGCGTAGAGCTTGTAGGCCGGGGCGGTCCTGGTCGCGCTGACAAGCCGGGCCTCGCGCGAGGTCAGCTGCCAGTGCAGCGGCATGCCGGCCAGGTGAGCGCCCACCACGGCCAGTTTCACGCCCGGCTTGCGCGGGGTCAGGTCGAGGGGCGGCGTGTCGGCCATGGGGAAGGTCTCCAGGTAGCGCTCGGCCAGGGCCAGCAGCGCGCGGTCGGCGAAGGCCGGTCCGATCAGGGTGACGCCGAAGCCGGTGCCGTTTTCACGGAAGCCGGCGGGAACGGCCACGGCGCTCATGTCGAGCAGGTTCACGAAGTTGGTGTAGAGGCCGAAGTTGGCGTTGAGCGCGATCGGCTCGGCCAGCATTTCCTTCAGGCGATAGATGGTCGGGGCCGTGGGCAGCAGCATCACGTCCACCGCGTCCCAGATCGCCTCGGCGGACCGCTTGTAGGCTTCAAGGGCGTAGAGGCCCTTGAAGGTCTCGACGGCGGTGACGGCGAGGCCCCCCTGGACGATGTTGCGCACCGTGGGGTGGATGACGCCAGGCGTGTCGCGCAGCAGATGCTCGACGGCGGCCGTGCGTTCGGCCACCCAGGGGCCGCTGTAGAGCAGCTTGGCGCAGTCCAGCAGCGGGGCGATGTCGATCTCGACGGGCGCTCCGCCGGCGGTGGTCAGGCGGTCGATGGCGGCGGCGTAGAGGGCGGCCGATTGCTCGTCGCCCATGAACAGGCGCTGGTCGGGCTTGGGGACGCCGAAGGTGAAGGCGCTTTCAGGGGCGGCGGGCGGCGAGGCCGGCGCGCGACGCGAATAGTCGTCTTCAGCGTCGAACGCCGT
The window above is part of the Caulobacter soli genome. Proteins encoded here:
- the atzF gene encoding allophanate hydrolase yields the protein MSDFERLSVTTIAEAVNGGASAVEVAQAALDAVAAYDLIQPQAWILRLPAEAVLAQARAVDARIAAGETLPLAGAPFAVKDNIDIAGWPTSAACPAFAYTPERSATVVERLVEAGAVLIGKTNLDQFATGLVGVRSPYGAPLCVFDHAYVSGGSSSGSAVAVAAGLVAFSLGTDTAGSGRVPAAFNHLIGLKPSKGRWSTRGLVPACRSLDCISVFAADLAGAARVDEVLTAFDAEDDYSRRAPASPPAAPESAFTFGVPKPDQRLFMGDEQSAALYAAAIDRLTTAGGAPVEIDIAPLLDCAKLLYSGPWVAERTAAVEHLLRDTPGVIHPTVRNIVQGGLAVTAVETFKGLYALEAYKRSAEAIWDAVDVMLLPTAPTIYRLKEMLAEPIALNANFGLYTNFVNLLDMSAVAVPAGFRENGTGFGVTLIGPAFADRALLALAERYLETFPMADTPPLDLTPRKPGVKLAVVGAHLAGMPLHWQLTSREARLVSATRTAPAYKLYAMAETTPPKPALIHVGDGGSSILVEVYELDFEAFGSFTAEVPAPLAIGTVTLEDGTSVKGFVAEPRALNGATDITALGGWRAYIASLAG
- a CDS encoding putative urea ABC transporter substrate-binding protein, translating into MSALFTRKRFLAAMAASCLVLASCGPKPADKPATAPAAPAAAKTSYKIGWTIYAGWMPWAYAQQSGIVKKWADKYGVQIELVQINDYVESLNQYSAGKLDGVTATNMDALTVPAAAGKDTTVVMIGDYSNGNDGVILKNGTTLAQIKDRPVNLVELSVSHYLLARALETAGLKMADVKTVNTSDADIVAAYSAADTKALVTWNPQLSEVKKMPGATEVFDSSKIPGEILDGLMVSTDELKANPNLGKALVGIWYEVTALTVAQTPEGKAAREAMAKLSGSDLASFESQLKTTYLYADPKAALAATVSPDLVTANDRVRKFSFSMGLFGQGAKSVDDIGISFPNGKTLGDPANVKLRFDPTYVQQAVDGKL
- a CDS encoding ABC transporter ATP-binding protein → MDLLTFRNVWVEYGDKVVLENVDLSIQQGSFVSIVGPSGAGKSTFLRLVLGQEAPSKGAIDLDGKKLRAEPGPDRGVVFQKYSVFPHLSARDNVVFGLDCEGSMFRARLSGAKRRAAEAQADAMLAAVGLGDSGDVYPAQMSGGMQQRLAIAQALIKKPRILLLDEPFGALDPGVRLDMHELITGLWREHGLTIMMVTHDIKEAFKLGTRVLAFDKRRRDPQAPHRYGSTAVYDFPLDKPGAVGPEALAGLGK
- a CDS encoding ABC transporter permease translates to MRRLLNVRPRGGLNVLLGLVPLLAVALVYLMASQARHAENPRDKLLPTPTAMVEAVQMMAKVDPLTGDAPLVVDTAASLKRIGVALVISTGVSLVLGLSLGLLPLLRAKFGPLVAAVAVVPPIAVLPILFIVFGLGETAKIALIVIGITPVMVRDLAAQVAAIPEEQLVKAQTLGASTWQLALRVALPQAMPRLIDSLRLSLCPAWVYLISAEAIAADVGLGYRIFLVRRYLSMDIILPYVVWISILAVLMDWALRTISRRAYPWAHSVRGR